One Malus sylvestris chromosome 14, drMalSylv7.2, whole genome shotgun sequence DNA segment encodes these proteins:
- the LOC126598810 gene encoding chromophore lyase CRL, chloroplastic-like yields the protein MVIGSEPGSGSSDSAGGWSVARGLLVKTLVMIGGALLLKRLTKSTTRWDHARLVSRSLSGEKFSKDQAARDPDHYFNIRMVTCPAAEMVDGSNVLYFEQAFWRTPQKPFRQRFYMVKPCPKELKCDVELSSYAIRDAEEYKNFCDRSKDQRPLPEEVIGDIAEHLTTIHLKRCERGKRCLYEGSTPPDSFPNLWNGAAYCTSELAIHKNNEIHAWDRGFDGDGNQVWGPKEGPYEFKPAPASSTNDMFSSLNFPIQQSMEKRIEGSFVLQE from the exons ATGGTAATCGGGTCGGAGCCGGGTAGCGGCAGCTCCGATTCCGCAGGAGGATGGAGCGTGGCTCGCGGGCTGCTGGTGAAGACGCTGGTGATGATAGGCGGAGCTCTGCTGCTGAAGCGGCTCACCAAGTCCACCACCCGGTGGGACCACGCCCGCCTCGTTTCCCGTTCTCTCTCCGGCGAGAAGTTTTCCAAAGACCAGGCGGCCAGAGATCCTGACCACTACTTCAACATCAG AATGGTAACTTGCCCAGCAGCTGAAATGGTAGATGGTTCTAATGTTTTGTACTTTGAGCAA GCTTTTTGGAGGACTCCTCAGAAGCCGTTTCGACAA AGATTTTATATGGTGAAGCCTTGCCCGAAAGAATTGAAATGTGATGTTGAG CTAAGCTCATATGCAATCAGAGATGCGGAGGAGTACAAGAATTTCTGTGATCGCTCAAAGGACCAGCGACCACTTCCTGAAGAAGTTATCGGG GACATTGCAGAGCATTTGACAACAATACATCTGAAACGTTGTGAGCGTGGGAAACGCTGCTTATATGAAGGTTCAACTCCGCCTGACAGCTTTCCTAATTTATGG AATGGAGCAGCGTACTGTACTTCGGAACTTgcaattcataaaaataatgagATCCATGCCTGGGATAGGGGATTTGATGGTGATGGAAATCAG GTTTGGGGTCCAAAGGAAGGTCCGTACGAATTCAAGCCTGCCCCGGCCTCTAGTACCAACGACATGTTCTCTTCTTTAAATTTTCCCATTCAGCAGTCTATGGAGAAAAGAATAGAGGGTTCTTTTGTTTTGCAAGAATAA
- the LOC126598813 gene encoding uncharacterized protein LOC126598813, translating into MALQLQAPTTRNRLAPPSPLAAPKGNAGLRQPSDSFALKSSFFSSSHHLLLLSPKQKPLASSSAPKFSMRVASKGAYICRDCGYIYNDRTPFEKLPDKYFCPVCGAPKRRFRAYQPPVTKDANKKDVRKERKAQLQREEAIGKALPIAIVVGVVALVGLYFYINVGFQG; encoded by the exons ATGGCCCTGCAACTGCAGGCACCCACCACAAGAAACCGCCTAGCGCCACCATCTCCGTTAGCAGCTCCGAAGGGCAATGCCGGCCTCCGACAACCATCCGATAGCTTCGCTCTAAAGTCATCCTTCTTTTCTTCATCACACCACCTCTTATTGCTTTCTCCCAAGCAAAAGCCTCTTGCTTCTTCCTCTGCACCCAAGTTCTCCATGCGCGTCGCCTCCAAAGGAGCCTATATTTGTCGCGATTGCGG GTATATATACAACGACAGAACTCCCTTCGAGAAGTTACCTGACAAGTATTTCTGCCCTG TTTGTGGTGCTCCGAAACGGAGGTTTAGGGCATACCAGCCTCCTGTGACCAAAGACGCCAACAAGAAGGATGTCCGGAAGGAACGAAAAGCGCAGTTGCAGAGAGAAGAAGCAATCGGGAAGGCACTGCCTATTGCTATCGTTGTCGGAGTTGTGGCACTTGTTGGATTATACTTCTACATCAACGTCGGCTTTCAGGGATAG
- the LOC126598807 gene encoding probable beta-1,4-xylosyltransferase IRX10L — protein sequence MRIWKLGFAGFLVAAFVVGFGSGEQARTERISGSAGDVLDDDPVGRLKVFVYELPSKYNKKILQKDPRCLNHMFAAEIFMHRFLLSSPVRTLNPEEADWFYTPVYTTCDLTPNGLPLPFKSPRMMRSAIQLISSNWPYWNRTEGADHFFVVPHDFGACFHYQEEKAIERGILRMLQRATLVQTFGQKNHVCLKEGSITVPPYAPPQKMQTHLISEKTPRSIFVYFRGLFYDVGNDPEGGYYARGARAAVWENFKDNPLFDISTEHPTTYYEDMQRAVFCLCPLGWAPWSPRLVEAVIFGCIPVIIADDIVLPFADAIPWEDIGVFVDEKDVPNLDTILTSIPPELILRKQRLLANPSMKQAMLFPQPAEAGDAFHQVLNGLARKLPHGPDVFLKPGAKILNWTAGPVGDLKPW from the exons ATGAGAATTTGGAAGCTGGGTTTTGCTGGGTTTCTTGTTGCTGCCTTTGTGGTGGGGTTTGGTTCAGGGGAGCAGGCCCGCACTGAGAGAATTTCAG GTAGCGCTGGTGATGTTTTGGACGATGACCCAGTAGGAAGGTTGAAAGTTTTTGTTTATGAGCTTCCAAGCAAATACAACAAGAAGATTCTTCAGAAGGATCCCAGATGTCTCAACCATATGTTTGCAGCTGAGATCTTTATGCATCGGTTTCTCCTGTCAAGCCCCGTCCGAACCCTTAATCCTGAAGAAGCAGATTGGTTTTATACTCCTGTTTACACCACTTGTGATCTGACCCCCAATGGCCTTCCTTTGCCTTTTAAGTCACCACGGATGATGAGGAGTGCAATACAACTCATTTCTTCGAATTGGCCTTACTGGAACCGGACAGAAGGTGCTGATCACTTTTTTGTAGTGCCTCATGACTTTGGAGCATGTTTTCATTATCAG GAAGAGAAGGCGATTGAAAGAGGAATTCTTCGCATGCTCCAACGTGCAACTTTGGTTCAGACTTTTGGGCAAAAGAATCATGTTTGCTTGAAAGAGGGCTCAATAACAGTTCCTCCTTATGCTCCTCCCCAGAAGATGCAAACCCACCTAATTTCTGAGAAAACTCCTAGGTCCATCTTTGTTTACTTCCGAGGATTATTTTATGATGTGGGAAATGACCCAGAAGGTGGTTATTATGCAAG AGGTGCACGAGCAGCGGTGTGGGAGAACTTCAAAGACAATCCGCTTTTTGACATCTCTACCGAGCACCCCACCACATACTATGAGGACATGCAACGAGCAGTCTTTTGTTTATGCCCTCTCGGCTGGGCTCCTTGGAGTCCAAGATTGGTTGAAGCAGTGATTTTTGGCTGCATTCCTGTTATCATAGCAGACGACATTGTTCTACCCTTTGCCGATGCCATCCCTTGGGAAGATATTGGCGTGTTTGTAGATGAGAAAGATGTCCCCAACTTGGACACCATACTCACTTCCATCCCACCTGAACTGATACTGAGAAAGCAGAGATTGCTCGCTAACCCTTCAATGAAGCAAGCCATGTTATTCCCACAACCTGCCGAAGCAGGAGATGCTTTCCATCAAGTCCTAAACGGACTTGCGCGCAAGTTGCCGCACGGCCCTGATGTTTTCTTGAAGCCGGGTGCGAAGATCCTGAACTGGACCGCAGGGCCAGTGGGCGACCTGAAACCGTGGTAG